In Deltaproteobacteria bacterium, a genomic segment contains:
- a CDS encoding PEP-CTERM sorting domain-containing protein (PEP-CTERM proteins occur, often in large numbers, in the proteomes of bacteria that also encode an exosortase, a predicted intramembrane cysteine proteinase. The presence of a PEP-CTERM domain at a protein's C-terminus predicts cleavage within the sorting domain, followed by covalent anchoring to some some component of the (usually Gram-negative) cell surface. Many PEP-CTERM proteins exhibit an unusual sequence composition that includes large numbers of potential glycosylation sites. Expression of one such protein has been shown restore the ability of a bacterium to form floc, a type of biofilm.): MDFPTRPIRTVLPVLFTLALAAPAGALGIGDTEYLRFPAGGSNTGFTNTGPAFDFATTPLDQTLCAGAGTFQKVGVCRNSSSYDITISQALQTVHQFPQARGSEPTGASPFIADSLWTATNTSGETYGRVLLLFSAVNLAPYPGAINPGGYPDLEVGLDGDLLEIVKYTAGGSDYFFGAVDLGVLDPGESRQFTVRYIVSSGVMPIVNNQVVMPPLKLVAQVVPEPGTLVLLLTGLAGIGYAGRAR; encoded by the coding sequence ATGGATTTCCCGACCCGCCCGATCCGGACCGTGCTGCCGGTGCTCTTTACGCTGGCCCTGGCCGCGCCGGCCGGGGCGCTCGGCATCGGTGACACCGAGTACCTGCGCTTCCCGGCCGGGGGTTCGAACACGGGCTTCACGAACACCGGCCCGGCCTTCGACTTCGCGACCACCCCGCTGGACCAGACGCTGTGCGCCGGGGCCGGCACGTTCCAGAAGGTCGGCGTCTGCAGGAACAGCTCCAGCTACGACATCACGATCTCGCAGGCGCTCCAGACCGTGCACCAGTTCCCGCAGGCGCGGGGCAGTGAGCCGACCGGCGCGAGCCCGTTCATCGCCGACTCGCTCTGGACGGCCACCAACACGAGCGGCGAGACCTACGGGCGGGTGCTCCTGCTGTTCAGCGCGGTGAACCTCGCGCCCTACCCCGGGGCCATCAACCCGGGCGGCTACCCGGACCTCGAGGTGGGGCTCGACGGCGACCTGCTCGAGATCGTGAAGTACACGGCGGGGGGAAGCGACTACTTCTTCGGCGCCGTCGATCTCGGCGTCCTCGATCCGGGTGAGTCGCGGCAGTTCACGGTCCGCTATATCGTGAGCTCGGGGGTGATGCCGATCGTGAACAACCAGGTGGTGATGCCGCCGCTCAAGCTCGTGGCGCAGGTGGTGCCGGAGCCGGGGACGCTCGTGCTCCTCCTGACGGGCCTCGCCGGAATCGGGTACGCCGGGCGCGCGCGATGA